The Lujinxingia vulgaris genome includes a region encoding these proteins:
- a CDS encoding ATP-binding protein, producing MSAPAPHTSRHAAVEDVHRLNFAWLIRLRWVAIIGQTAVVMVSNAFLDVEFPYPMLSLVLFVEVLSNLALIAWAKTGRPRHKALVALVLLADIAFLTALLFLTGGAYNPFSLLYFIHIALAALLLRPLWTWAVTAVCISCYIGLYFVYASHHLPWALRPNIASMEVQGKWAAFVVSSAVLAFFINMIQQTLNRREEELHRAREAKMRNERLASLATLAAGAAHEFSTPLSTIALVASELHRGLESQDVPDYFLEDARLIREQVERCREILLQLSADAGESMGELARPARIEELVAQMLRDCRNPARVQVNLHTERAASISAPISALAQALRGLINNAIDASAPDQPVNLSVFDDGDHIRLNIEDHGSGMPPHVLARVGEPFFTTKPTGSGMGLGVFLARTLVEKIGGSLRIDSDLGCGTRITVLLPASAPEAPATSTPLLERA from the coding sequence ATGAGCGCCCCCGCCCCACACACCTCGCGACACGCCGCCGTTGAAGACGTCCACCGCCTCAACTTCGCCTGGCTTATTCGCCTGCGCTGGGTCGCCATCATCGGCCAGACCGCCGTGGTCATGGTCTCCAACGCCTTCCTCGACGTTGAATTCCCCTACCCGATGCTCTCTCTGGTCCTCTTCGTCGAGGTCCTCTCCAACCTGGCGCTCATTGCCTGGGCAAAAACCGGCCGCCCTCGCCACAAGGCCCTCGTTGCCCTGGTCCTTCTGGCTGACATCGCCTTTCTCACCGCCCTGCTCTTCCTCACAGGCGGGGCCTACAACCCTTTTAGCCTCCTCTACTTCATCCATATCGCCCTGGCTGCCCTCCTGCTCCGCCCTTTATGGACCTGGGCCGTCACCGCCGTCTGCATCAGCTGCTACATCGGCCTCTACTTCGTCTACGCCTCCCACCACCTGCCCTGGGCGCTCCGACCGAATATTGCCTCCATGGAAGTCCAGGGGAAATGGGCCGCCTTTGTCGTCTCCTCTGCGGTGCTGGCCTTCTTCATCAACATGATCCAGCAGACCCTCAACCGCCGCGAAGAGGAACTCCACCGCGCTCGCGAGGCCAAGATGCGCAACGAGCGCCTGGCCTCCCTGGCCACCCTGGCCGCCGGCGCCGCGCACGAGTTCTCCACCCCCCTCTCCACCATCGCTCTGGTCGCCAGCGAGCTCCACCGCGGCCTGGAGTCGCAGGACGTCCCCGACTACTTCCTCGAGGACGCCCGCCTCATCCGCGAGCAGGTCGAGCGCTGCCGCGAGATCCTCCTGCAGCTCTCCGCCGACGCCGGCGAGTCGATGGGGGAGCTTGCACGCCCCGCTCGTATTGAGGAGTTGGTCGCACAGATGCTCCGCGACTGCCGCAACCCGGCTCGCGTCCAGGTCAACCTTCACACCGAACGTGCCGCCTCCATCAGCGCTCCGATCAGCGCCCTGGCACAGGCCCTGCGTGGACTTATCAACAACGCCATCGACGCCAGCGCCCCCGACCAACCCGTCAACCTCAGCGTCTTTGACGATGGCGACCACATCCGCCTGAACATCGAAGACCACGGCAGCGGCATGCCCCCTCACGTCCTGGCGCGTGTCGGCGAACCCTTCTTCACGACCAAACCCACCGGCAGTGGCATGGGCCTGGGGGTCTTTCTGGCCCGCACCCTCGTCGAAAAAATCGGCGGCTCCCTGCGCATCGACTCCGACCTCGGCTGTGGTACACGCATCACCGTCCTCCTGCCCGCCAGCGCCCCCGAAGCGCCGGCTACCTCAACCCCTCTCCTTGAGCGAGCCTGA
- a CDS encoding shikimate kinase, with amino-acid sequence MSPSASSPDKILLAPPILLVGHRGVGKSTLGRLAASQLGRPFFDLDDVIAEQSGTTIADLVARDIESFRTTEARTARTLVEHHNAPIIASGAGLNAFPPGAIIVWIHRDGWQPTVATSARPRVRPELSLDDEHRWMIDTREPRWREAAHLKLNIPRTRSVDRAADDLATLINWVSQVPHSPLAPLTTLVPLTPDDLSRALHDRALLGLGRVEVRSDRFPTLPAPTDLLDLNQHPTELLLSLRHPEPRWLLNIPRVAAWDIDLRFLTNTLHSADALRPHLPPTIILSAHPDRPAPTDLDALLDAAAALATALAIDPERITLKYAPQAPDAASILAALNTRATFDAGPHPFAIIPQGPRAAWTRHLLAATNHLHYLPTGLAERNPTHPSALDLQNFLPALTSPTPTRFDALIGDPVAQSQGDLWHRRAALRYESHSDEQHLGYLKVPTPADDLPASLSLLHHLNIRGISVTSPLKRHVAHHIGASAEALNTLRRTPDGWIGTDTDHVGMRASLQALIDAGITPGPTLIFGQGGVSPALLHALEDSNFQLIAHLSARAGWKSAPDNLPPLSLIINAAASFALKAPGSPPPAQAWLDLHYANVQPPPSGHVHLGGDTFFDAQALAQRIFWRS; translated from the coding sequence ATGAGCCCCTCAGCCTCCTCCCCAGACAAAATCCTCCTCGCTCCGCCGATCCTCCTGGTTGGCCACCGCGGCGTGGGCAAATCCACCCTTGGCCGCCTCGCTGCTTCGCAGCTCGGACGGCCCTTCTTCGATCTCGACGACGTCATCGCCGAACAATCCGGCACCACAATCGCCGACCTCGTCGCCCGCGACATCGAGTCCTTCCGCACCACCGAGGCTCGCACCGCCCGCACGCTGGTTGAGCACCACAACGCCCCCATCATCGCCTCCGGCGCCGGCCTCAACGCCTTCCCTCCGGGCGCAATCATCGTCTGGATCCACCGCGACGGCTGGCAACCCACCGTCGCCACAAGCGCTCGCCCCCGCGTCCGCCCCGAGCTCTCCCTCGACGACGAACACCGCTGGATGATCGACACCCGCGAGCCCCGCTGGCGCGAAGCCGCCCACCTCAAGCTCAACATCCCCCGCACCCGCTCTGTCGATCGCGCCGCCGATGACCTCGCCACCCTCATCAACTGGGTGTCTCAGGTCCCTCACTCCCCTCTGGCCCCCCTCACCACCCTCGTCCCTCTCACGCCCGACGACCTCTCCCGGGCTCTCCACGATCGCGCCCTCCTCGGCCTGGGAAGAGTCGAAGTTCGCAGCGATCGCTTCCCAACCCTCCCCGCTCCGACCGACCTCCTCGACCTGAACCAACACCCCACCGAGCTCCTGCTCTCCCTCCGCCACCCCGAGCCCCGCTGGCTGCTCAATATCCCCCGGGTCGCCGCCTGGGACATCGACCTGCGCTTCCTCACCAACACCCTGCACAGTGCCGACGCGCTTCGTCCCCACCTCCCCCCCACCATCATCCTCTCCGCTCACCCCGACCGCCCCGCTCCGACCGACCTCGACGCCCTCCTCGACGCCGCCGCCGCCCTGGCAACCGCCCTCGCCATCGATCCCGAGCGGATCACCCTCAAGTATGCCCCGCAGGCCCCCGACGCGGCCTCCATCCTCGCCGCCCTTAACACGCGCGCCACCTTCGACGCCGGCCCTCACCCCTTCGCAATCATCCCTCAGGGCCCCCGCGCTGCCTGGACTCGCCACCTCTTAGCCGCCACCAACCACCTCCACTACCTCCCCACCGGGCTGGCCGAGCGCAACCCCACGCATCCCTCCGCCCTCGACCTTCAGAACTTCCTGCCCGCCCTCACATCGCCCACGCCCACCCGCTTCGATGCCCTCATCGGTGACCCCGTCGCCCAGAGCCAGGGCGACCTCTGGCATCGACGCGCCGCTCTGCGCTACGAAAGCCACTCCGACGAGCAACACCTCGGCTACCTCAAGGTCCCCACCCCCGCAGACGACCTCCCCGCCTCCCTCTCGCTCCTCCACCACCTCAACATCCGCGGCATCTCCGTCACCTCGCCGCTCAAGCGCCACGTCGCTCACCACATCGGCGCCTCCGCCGAGGCCCTCAACACCCTGCGCCGCACACCCGACGGCTGGATAGGCACCGACACCGACCACGTCGGCATGCGCGCCTCCCTTCAAGCCCTGATCGACGCCGGCATCACCCCCGGCCCCACCCTGATCTTCGGCCAGGGCGGCGTCAGCCCCGCCCTTCTCCACGCGCTCGAAGACTCCAACTTCCAGCTTATCGCACACCTCTCCGCCCGCGCCGGCTGGAAGAGCGCCCCGGACAACCTCCCCCCCCTCTCCCTCATCATCAACGCCGCCGCATCCTTCGCCCTTAAGGCTCCCGGCTCCCCTCCCCCCGCTCAAGCCTGGCTGGACCTCCACTACGCCAACGTGCAACCTCCCCCTTCCGGTCACGTCCACCTGGGCGGTGACACCTTCTTTGATGCCCAGGCCCTGGCCCAACGAATCTTCTGGAGAAGCTGA
- a CDS encoding OmpA family protein, with translation MTTKERALGALIAIAMMTSTTASAQGLPSAEDMWNEAPPAESTEEVEAPGEDDAAVEEAAGPEATSEEVEAEEATAEAEAESDAVDGEEGGEATSDGEAEAIVDEGAEEVPVERVRISPSMNLEGAPGFHGIASAISPGALMFQVGFLGEASGGSNVIRLNDENRTLTGNVAVSGQFLENFGFNFRLQARNNINTFGRPQAMLSQGDVSAGLIGRYEVSPGVWLGGDLNLFMPSGFGGVGLSASSLSLRPRFLASFDIGEMSQQQGGGDVPVVGHFNVGYRFDQSENLVPEGVQLDRVERFAYGISAYDLVEFGIGAEVPLPYVTPFVGYQLAVPVNGRGGVCDEDRALACVSDIGGGAFPQKISVGLKAEPLENLGLHAGVDLGLTSSDAEGLPVTLPYNVIFGMSWNIDTSGPKIIIEEREVERVVEVEPTLGYVVGTVVNAESGEPVGDARIYYTNQTLAGQLSGTENGVFRSYGFEPGEALELRVVHPHYEEAVASTTVVEGEGELEVKLTPLPRQAWVRGQVTDAEGAPLANATVRVSGGEEPVEVTTDEEGRFEAELQSGAYTVAAKAEGYLTAGQDVSLEPDAELQMVLSLSEAGEQLVELSEEEIRINERIYFETGAATILERSFNVLNQVAAVLLENPQIELVQIEGHTDDVGDSEFNMELSQARAEEVRNYLLERGIRLERLGAKGYGSERPLVPNTSNRNRSLNRRVEFKIPSNEE, from the coding sequence ATGACAACGAAAGAACGCGCGCTCGGCGCGCTTATTGCGATCGCGATGATGACCTCCACCACGGCGTCGGCTCAAGGGCTGCCCAGTGCGGAGGATATGTGGAATGAAGCGCCGCCGGCGGAGTCGACCGAGGAGGTTGAGGCTCCGGGCGAGGATGACGCTGCGGTTGAGGAGGCGGCCGGCCCCGAGGCGACGTCGGAAGAGGTCGAAGCGGAGGAGGCGACTGCCGAAGCTGAGGCCGAGAGCGATGCCGTTGATGGTGAAGAGGGCGGTGAGGCCACGAGTGACGGCGAAGCTGAGGCGATCGTCGACGAAGGTGCCGAGGAGGTGCCGGTTGAGCGTGTGCGCATCTCTCCGAGCATGAACCTTGAGGGGGCGCCGGGCTTTCACGGGATCGCGTCGGCGATTAGCCCCGGCGCGTTGATGTTCCAGGTCGGGTTTCTGGGGGAGGCGTCCGGCGGATCGAACGTGATTCGGCTCAATGATGAGAACCGCACGTTGACGGGGAACGTGGCGGTGAGCGGCCAGTTCCTGGAAAACTTCGGATTTAACTTCCGGCTGCAGGCGCGCAACAACATCAATACGTTTGGGCGTCCGCAGGCGATGCTCTCGCAGGGTGATGTGAGCGCGGGCTTGATCGGACGTTACGAGGTGTCGCCGGGTGTGTGGCTCGGTGGGGATTTGAACCTCTTTATGCCCTCGGGCTTTGGTGGGGTGGGGCTATCGGCCTCGTCGTTGAGCCTGCGTCCGCGCTTTCTGGCGAGCTTCGATATCGGGGAGATGAGCCAGCAGCAGGGCGGGGGCGATGTGCCGGTGGTGGGGCACTTCAACGTGGGGTATCGCTTCGACCAGAGCGAGAATCTTGTGCCGGAGGGTGTGCAGCTCGACCGGGTGGAGCGCTTCGCTTACGGGATCTCGGCCTATGATCTGGTGGAGTTCGGGATCGGTGCGGAAGTTCCCTTGCCTTATGTGACGCCTTTTGTGGGCTATCAGCTGGCGGTTCCGGTTAACGGGCGCGGCGGGGTGTGCGATGAGGATCGGGCGCTGGCGTGTGTGTCGGATATTGGCGGCGGGGCGTTCCCGCAGAAGATCAGCGTGGGCTTGAAGGCGGAGCCGCTGGAGAACCTCGGGTTGCACGCCGGGGTGGATCTGGGGCTGACGAGCTCGGATGCGGAAGGGCTGCCGGTGACGCTGCCCTATAACGTGATCTTCGGGATGAGCTGGAACATCGATACGAGCGGTCCCAAGATCATCATTGAAGAGCGCGAGGTTGAGAGGGTTGTCGAGGTGGAGCCTACCCTTGGCTACGTGGTCGGCACGGTTGTAAACGCCGAGAGTGGCGAGCCGGTCGGGGATGCGCGCATTTACTACACCAACCAGACGCTTGCCGGTCAGCTCAGCGGCACGGAGAACGGCGTGTTCCGCTCCTACGGGTTTGAGCCCGGGGAGGCGTTGGAGCTGCGCGTGGTGCATCCGCACTACGAAGAGGCTGTAGCAAGCACCACGGTGGTGGAGGGCGAGGGTGAGCTGGAGGTGAAGTTGACTCCGCTGCCGCGTCAGGCGTGGGTGCGCGGGCAGGTGACGGATGCCGAGGGTGCGCCGCTGGCCAATGCCACCGTCCGCGTGAGCGGTGGGGAGGAGCCGGTTGAAGTGACGACCGATGAGGAGGGGCGCTTTGAAGCGGAGCTGCAGTCTGGAGCGTATACCGTGGCGGCGAAGGCCGAAGGGTATCTGACCGCGGGTCAGGACGTGAGCCTGGAGCCGGATGCAGAGCTGCAGATGGTGCTTTCGCTCTCGGAGGCTGGCGAGCAGCTCGTTGAGCTGAGCGAGGAAGAGATTCGCATTAACGAGCGTATCTACTTCGAGACCGGTGCGGCCACGATTCTGGAACGTTCGTTCAACGTGCTCAATCAGGTGGCGGCGGTCTTGTTGGAGAACCCGCAGATCGAGCTGGTTCAGATTGAAGGCCACACCGACGATGTGGGCGACAGCGAGTTCAACATGGAGCTGTCGCAGGCGCGTGCCGAAGAGGTGCGCAACTACCTTCTGGAGCGCGGAATTCGGTTGGAGCGTCTGGGCGCGAAAGGGTATGGCTCGGAGCGTCCGCTGGTTCCGAACACGTCAAACCGTAATCGCAGCCTCAATCGCCGGGTCGAGTTCAAGATTCCGAGCAACGAGGAGTAA
- a CDS encoding high-potential iron-sulfur protein, translating to MSEKNLLNRRQFLERAAILGALATGAGTLLAACEPSGQSQATGSTRKGQEAEGVSAVSCDDTSGLNEAQIATRTTNGYVEKTPKPDQRCDNCALYTKAEAGADCGGCTVVAGPINPGGWCRIWAPAA from the coding sequence ATGAGTGAAAAGAACCTGCTGAACCGCCGCCAGTTCCTCGAACGCGCCGCCATCCTCGGCGCGCTCGCCACCGGCGCCGGCACCCTCCTCGCCGCATGCGAACCCTCCGGGCAATCCCAGGCCACCGGCTCCACCCGCAAGGGGCAGGAAGCAGAAGGTGTCTCCGCTGTCAGTTGCGACGACACCTCCGGCCTCAATGAAGCCCAGATCGCCACCCGCACCACCAACGGCTACGTCGAAAAGACCCCCAAACCCGACCAGCGCTGCGATAACTGCGCCCTCTACACCAAAGCCGAAGCCGGCGCAGACTGTGGCGGCTGCACCGTCGTCGCCGGCCCCATCAACCCCGGCGGTTGGTGCCGCATCTGGGCCCCCGCTGCCTGA
- a CDS encoding response regulator transcription factor: MSEERTLLIVDDNEIFRERLARAFRDRTFEVRVANGHDQAIALASEESPEWAVVDMKMPGKSGLEVVRDLKSIDPQTKIVVLTGYGSIATAIDAVRLGAINYLQKPADADDIIAAFERGEQPPMTGADHDYQAPSLARAEWEHIQRVLADCGGNISEAARRLDIHRRTLQRKLDKYPPRE, translated from the coding sequence ATGAGCGAAGAGCGCACCCTCCTGATCGTCGACGACAACGAGATCTTTCGCGAACGCCTCGCGCGCGCTTTCCGCGACCGCACCTTTGAAGTTCGCGTCGCCAACGGCCACGACCAGGCCATCGCCCTCGCCAGCGAAGAGAGCCCAGAGTGGGCCGTCGTCGACATGAAAATGCCCGGAAAAAGCGGCCTGGAGGTCGTCCGCGACCTCAAATCCATCGACCCCCAGACCAAAATTGTCGTCCTCACCGGCTACGGCTCCATCGCCACCGCCATCGACGCCGTCCGCCTCGGCGCTATCAACTACCTCCAGAAGCCCGCCGACGCCGACGACATCATCGCCGCCTTCGAACGCGGAGAACAGCCCCCCATGACCGGCGCAGACCACGACTACCAGGCCCCCTCCCTGGCCCGCGCCGAGTGGGAACACATTCAACGTGTCCTCGCCGACTGCGGCGGCAACATCTCCGAGGCCGCACGCCGCCTCGACATCCACCGCCGTACCCTTCAGCGCAAGCTCGACAAGTACCCGCCCAGAGAATAG
- the aroC gene encoding chorismate synthase, giving the protein MFANTFGTYLRLTTFGESHGPAMGAVIDGMPAGVDFDLATHLQPHLDRRRPGQSNITTARAEADRAELLSGVFDGKTLGTPICIVVHNTDARSRDYDPNYFRPGHADRTWQEKFGHRDHRGGGRASGRETLCRVIGGAFAARLLPPQTRVVAFTQQIGEHIARSIPEHLNTDLIDQHPTRCPDPEVAERISQELVDCKSQGDSRGGVIELRIDHCPIGLGEPVFAKLKARLADAMMGIGAVVGVSLGDAPAAASARGIDFHTGIPGDGPDAGISPAASGIQGGISNGERITLRVFFKPASTIGSMAREGRHDPCIVPRAVPVVEAMANLVLADLLLASRLNQHLTP; this is encoded by the coding sequence ATGTTCGCAAACACCTTCGGAACCTACCTCCGCCTGACCACCTTCGGTGAATCCCACGGCCCGGCGATGGGCGCCGTCATCGACGGCATGCCCGCCGGCGTCGACTTCGATCTTGCCACCCACCTCCAACCCCACCTCGATCGCCGACGTCCCGGCCAATCCAACATTACCACCGCACGCGCCGAAGCCGATCGCGCCGAGCTCCTCAGCGGCGTCTTCGACGGCAAAACCCTCGGCACCCCCATCTGCATCGTCGTCCACAACACCGACGCACGTTCCCGAGACTATGACCCCAACTACTTCCGCCCCGGCCACGCCGATCGCACCTGGCAGGAGAAGTTCGGACACCGCGACCACCGCGGCGGCGGCCGCGCCTCCGGCCGCGAAACCCTCTGCCGCGTTATCGGCGGCGCCTTCGCCGCCCGACTCCTCCCCCCTCAGACCCGCGTCGTCGCCTTCACCCAACAAATCGGCGAACACATCGCCCGCTCCATCCCCGAACACCTCAACACCGACCTCATCGACCAACACCCCACCCGCTGCCCCGACCCCGAAGTCGCCGAGCGCATCTCTCAAGAACTTGTCGACTGCAAATCTCAGGGCGACTCCCGGGGCGGCGTCATCGAACTCCGCATCGACCACTGCCCCATCGGTCTCGGAGAGCCCGTCTTCGCCAAACTCAAAGCTCGCCTGGCCGACGCCATGATGGGCATCGGCGCCGTCGTCGGCGTCTCCCTCGGTGACGCCCCCGCCGCCGCTTCCGCCCGCGGCATCGACTTCCACACCGGCATCCCCGGCGACGGACCCGACGCCGGCATCAGCCCCGCCGCAAGCGGCATCCAGGGCGGCATCTCCAACGGCGAACGCATCACCCTGCGTGTCTTCTTCAAGCCGGCTTCTACGATCGGCTCCATGGCCCGCGAAGGCCGACACGACCCCTGCATCGTCCCCCGCGCCGTCCCCGTCGTCGAAGCCATGGCAAACCTGGTCCTCGCCGACCTCCTTCTCGCCAGCCGCCTCAACCAACATCTCACCCCCTGA
- the radA gene encoding DNA repair protein RadA, whose amino-acid sequence MAKARTLYVCSSCGHESPKWMGKCPGCEDWNTLEEEVRERPSASEQAAAGKRAGYGAEGGTKPVRLSDVVTEKGERIFSGVEELDRVLGGGFVRGGVVLLGGDPGIGKSTLSLQVAGILAGQGLDVLYVSGEESMGQIKMRGARLSVEVGEVQVVGETSLERVEALLEEHKPDLLVLDSIQTLATERLTSSPGSVAQLREVTGTLTQLAKGLQMPTILVGHVTKEGAIAGPKVLEHMVDTVLYFEGQAGLNFRILRAVKNRYGSTNEIGVFEMRGDGLHGVENPSAMFLAERPLGAPGSAVVPVVEGTRPLLVEVQALVSANNYGPPRITAIGVDQGRVMLLLNIIEKRAGLKVGGHDVFVNVAGGVKVVEPAADLGIALAIVSSFRNRALPQDTVTFGELGLTGEVRAVSQAVGRLVEAKKLGFKRALSPRGNAPGIETFVDAHAGALGELKVETARTLGDALRSARLVESADQG is encoded by the coding sequence ATGGCCAAAGCGCGCACCCTGTACGTCTGCAGCAGTTGCGGGCATGAGTCGCCCAAGTGGATGGGCAAGTGCCCGGGCTGCGAGGACTGGAACACGCTGGAGGAGGAGGTGCGCGAGCGGCCATCGGCCAGCGAGCAGGCGGCAGCCGGTAAGCGCGCGGGATACGGCGCGGAGGGGGGCACGAAGCCGGTGCGCCTCTCGGATGTTGTGACCGAGAAGGGCGAGCGCATCTTCAGCGGGGTGGAGGAGCTGGATCGGGTGCTGGGCGGGGGCTTTGTGCGCGGGGGCGTGGTGTTGCTGGGGGGGGACCCGGGCATCGGTAAGTCGACGTTATCGTTGCAGGTCGCCGGGATTCTGGCGGGTCAGGGGCTTGATGTGCTCTATGTCTCCGGGGAGGAGAGCATGGGGCAGATTAAGATGCGGGGGGCTCGTCTCAGCGTTGAGGTTGGCGAAGTTCAGGTGGTAGGGGAGACGAGCCTGGAGCGGGTGGAGGCGTTGCTGGAGGAGCATAAGCCGGACCTGCTGGTGCTGGACTCGATTCAGACGCTGGCGACAGAGCGGTTAACGTCGTCGCCGGGGAGTGTGGCGCAGCTGCGGGAGGTGACGGGGACGTTGACGCAGCTGGCGAAGGGGTTGCAGATGCCCACAATTCTGGTGGGTCATGTGACGAAGGAGGGGGCGATCGCCGGGCCGAAGGTGCTGGAGCATATGGTGGATACGGTGCTCTATTTTGAGGGGCAGGCCGGGTTAAATTTTCGGATTTTGAGGGCGGTGAAGAACCGCTACGGGTCGACCAACGAGATCGGCGTGTTCGAGATGCGAGGAGACGGGTTGCACGGGGTGGAGAATCCGTCGGCGATGTTTCTGGCGGAGCGACCGCTCGGAGCGCCGGGGAGCGCGGTCGTGCCGGTGGTGGAAGGGACGCGGCCCTTGCTGGTGGAGGTGCAGGCGCTGGTGAGCGCGAACAACTACGGGCCGCCGAGAATCACGGCGATTGGGGTTGATCAGGGGCGAGTGATGCTCTTGCTCAACATCATCGAGAAGCGGGCCGGGCTCAAGGTGGGGGGACACGATGTGTTTGTGAATGTGGCCGGGGGCGTGAAGGTGGTGGAGCCGGCGGCCGACCTCGGGATCGCGTTGGCGATCGTGTCGAGCTTTCGCAACCGTGCGTTGCCGCAGGATACGGTGACGTTTGGGGAGTTAGGTTTGACGGGGGAGGTACGCGCGGTGAGCCAGGCGGTGGGGCGTCTGGTTGAGGCGAAGAAGTTGGGGTTCAAACGCGCGTTGAGTCCGCGGGGGAACGCCCCGGGGATCGAGACATTCGTGGATGCGCACGCCGGGGCGCTGGGCGAACTCAAGGTGGAGACCGCCCGCACCCTTGGCGATGCGTTGCGCTCGGCGCGACTTGTGGAGAGCGCCGATCAGGGCTGA